One part of the Desulfonema ishimotonii genome encodes these proteins:
- a CDS encoding TetR/AcrR family transcriptional regulator yields the protein MKIRDTRQKLIEAGAKAMLVKSYHAVGIKEVLDDVGVPKGSFYHYFKSKEHFGTEVIEHAVAEHIERLRQYLADRGRSPLGRFRAFFESGQSCYHNMQYRQACLISKLATEVSEMSPTMRAALKSGLDQWRTLFAQFIREAQAEGEIDPQFDPEALAGFVQFAWEGAVMRMQVDQNGAPLENFRVYIFDHLLAR from the coding sequence ATGAAAATCAGAGATACCCGTCAGAAACTGATCGAAGCCGGTGCAAAAGCCATGCTGGTAAAGAGTTATCATGCCGTTGGCATCAAAGAGGTGCTGGACGATGTGGGCGTACCCAAAGGCTCTTTTTATCATTACTTCAAATCCAAGGAACATTTCGGAACCGAGGTGATAGAACACGCCGTGGCAGAACACATTGAACGGCTTCGCCAGTACCTTGCCGACCGGGGCCGGTCTCCGCTGGGGCGGTTCCGGGCCTTTTTTGAATCCGGCCAAAGCTGTTACCACAATATGCAGTACCGTCAGGCCTGCCTGATTTCCAAGCTGGCGACCGAGGTGAGCGAGATGAGTCCGACCATGCGGGCCGCGCTCAAAAGCGGTCTGGATCAGTGGCGGACGCTGTTTGCCCAGTTCATCCGCGAGGCCCAGGCCGAAGGCGAAATTGACCCGCAATTTGACCCGGAAGCGCTGGCTGGCTTTGTCCAGTTCGCGTGGGAGGGGGCCGTGATGCGGATGCAGGTGGATCAGAATGGCGCACCGCTGGAAAACTTCAGGGTTTATATTTTTGATCATCTGCTGGCAAGGTGA
- a CDS encoding putative quinol monooxygenase, which produces MGKIAVVATMIAKPGKEDALKQELLGLIEPSRADEGCLKYHLHQDQADPTVFVFYENWESKELLDAHLAQPHLKAFGEKAGELLAEPFGVRILDILA; this is translated from the coding sequence ATGGGAAAAATAGCTGTGGTTGCCACGATGATAGCAAAACCGGGCAAAGAGGACGCGCTGAAACAGGAACTGCTCGGACTTATTGAGCCGAGCCGGGCCGATGAAGGATGTCTGAAATACCATCTGCATCAGGATCAGGCAGATCCGACCGTGTTTGTTTTCTATGAAAACTGGGAGAGCAAAGAATTGCTGGATGCGCATCTGGCGCAGCCTCACCTGAAGGCCTTCGGCGAAAAAGCCGGGGAACTGCTGGCAGAACCGTTCGGCGTCAGAATTCTGGATATTTTGGCATAA
- a CDS encoding nitroreductase family protein — protein sequence MALISIDAEKCKKDGICIRECPFNILRANEENIPEMIPGAEAVCLRCGHCLAVCPTGAVTFDGISPEACEPAADAGISVSAIARLVKNRRSVRVYKNKPVPRDIVEKMMDIVRWAPTAKNVQPVHWTLVDDREKIHKMAGMVIEWLRQNKVFPEIVAAWDGGEDIILRDAPLLAIAHTGADGLNPPADCAIAATTLELVASGLGIGGCWAGYFMRGANSFEPLKQYLNLPEGHRVYTALMLGYPKFKYHRIPPRQDAKLSWM from the coding sequence ATGGCGTTGATCAGTATTGATGCGGAGAAGTGCAAAAAAGACGGTATTTGTATCAGAGAGTGCCCGTTTAATATTCTCAGAGCAAATGAGGAAAATATTCCGGAAATGATACCCGGAGCCGAGGCTGTCTGCCTGCGATGCGGCCACTGTCTGGCGGTTTGCCCGACGGGTGCGGTGACTTTTGACGGCATATCCCCGGAGGCGTGTGAGCCGGCGGCGGATGCGGGGATCAGTGTGTCGGCCATTGCCCGTCTGGTCAAAAATCGCCGGTCCGTCCGGGTGTATAAAAACAAACCCGTTCCCCGCGATATTGTCGAAAAGATGATGGACATCGTGCGCTGGGCACCCACCGCGAAAAATGTCCAGCCGGTCCACTGGACCCTGGTGGATGACCGGGAGAAGATTCATAAGATGGCGGGCATGGTGATTGAGTGGCTCCGGCAGAACAAGGTGTTCCCCGAAATCGTGGCCGCCTGGGACGGCGGCGAGGATATAATCCTCCGGGATGCGCCCCTGCTCGCCATTGCCCACACCGGTGCGGACGGCCTGAATCCCCCGGCAGATTGTGCCATTGCCGCGACTACCCTTGAACTGGTCGCCAGCGGTTTGGGGATCGGCGGGTGCTGGGCAGGCTATTTTATGCGGGGGGCCAACAGTTTTGAGCCGCTGAAGCAGTATCTGAATCTGCCGGAAGGCCACAGGGTGTACACCGCCCTGATGCTCGGCTATCCCAAATTCAAATATCACCGTATTCCCCCGAGACAGGACGCAAAACTGAGCTGGATGTAA
- a CDS encoding CheR family methyltransferase — MAGKKKSAVKRSTGQQSQAIVRTKKVTDKPKKTDGFPIVGLGASAGGLEALEIFFSHMPADSGIGFVIIQHLSPKHKSIMGRLLSKSTKMTILDINDGMKVEPDHVYLNPPNKNVVIINGTLQLIEPVKTGSINLPIDCFFRSLAEEMGEKAICVILSGTATDGTLGLKAVKGEGGLAMVQDPNSAKYDGMPRSAIATGVADFILPVEKIPAVLVRYVKAPYILPPRDITVSDNQFGNYIRKIFALIRSSTGHDLSHYKQTTISRRIERRMAIHQIKRIEDYLKYLQETPPEVDILFKDMLIGVTNFFRDPDAFEILKKQVLPALIKKKLPDSSIRIWSVGCSTGEEAYSIAILFSEVMEMLKQHFNIQIFASDIDTQAIDYARSGIYPDSIAADVSQDRLNDHFIKEDNSYKVRKQIRDMVVFAVQNVIKDPPFSKIDFVSCRNLLIYMDNALQKKILPLYHYTLNPDGILFLGTSESIGEFSNLFHPISSKWKIFQRKEFFIERPVNYTGMPFYPGTKPEDSDEKKCLRR, encoded by the coding sequence ATGGCTGGGAAGAAAAAATCTGCGGTGAAGAGATCGACCGGGCAACAAAGCCAGGCCATCGTCAGAACAAAGAAAGTCACGGACAAACCCAAAAAAACAGACGGTTTTCCCATCGTCGGTCTGGGGGCGTCCGCTGGCGGGCTGGAAGCGCTTGAAATATTCTTTTCACATATGCCTGCTGACAGCGGCATCGGATTTGTCATCATCCAGCATCTGAGTCCCAAACACAAAAGTATTATGGGCAGACTGTTGTCAAAAAGTACGAAAATGACGATTCTGGACATAAACGACGGTATGAAGGTTGAACCGGACCATGTTTATCTTAACCCGCCGAACAAGAATGTGGTCATCATAAACGGTACTCTCCAGTTAATAGAACCTGTGAAAACCGGCAGTATCAATCTGCCCATTGATTGTTTTTTCAGATCCCTGGCGGAGGAAATGGGTGAAAAGGCGATCTGCGTCATCCTGTCGGGGACCGCCACCGACGGCACCCTCGGCTTAAAGGCGGTCAAGGGGGAAGGCGGACTGGCCATGGTTCAGGATCCGAATTCGGCCAAGTATGACGGCATGCCCAGAAGCGCCATCGCCACCGGAGTTGCAGACTTCATTCTGCCCGTGGAAAAAATACCGGCGGTGCTTGTAAGATATGTTAAGGCTCCCTATATCCTCCCACCCAGGGATATCACCGTCAGTGATAACCAGTTCGGAAATTATATCCGGAAGATATTTGCCCTGATCCGCTCCTCGACCGGGCACGATCTGTCCCATTATAAACAGACGACCATTAGTCGGAGGATCGAACGGCGCATGGCAATCCATCAGATCAAACGGATAGAGGATTATCTCAAATACCTTCAGGAAACCCCGCCTGAAGTCGATATCCTTTTCAAAGACATGCTCATCGGGGTGACCAATTTCTTCAGAGATCCCGACGCCTTTGAAATTCTGAAGAAACAGGTACTCCCCGCGCTGATAAAGAAAAAACTGCCGGATTCTTCGATCCGAATCTGGAGTGTGGGGTGTTCCACCGGCGAAGAAGCCTATTCCATAGCCATTTTGTTTTCAGAAGTCATGGAGATGCTGAAACAGCATTTCAATATCCAGATTTTTGCCAGCGACATAGACACCCAGGCCATAGATTATGCCCGTTCGGGTATTTATCCGGACAGCATTGCTGCGGATGTATCCCAGGACCGCTTGAATGATCATTTTATAAAAGAAGATAATTCCTATAAGGTCAGAAAACAGATCCGCGATATGGTTGTTTTTGCCGTTCAGAATGTTATTAAAGATCCGCCTTTTTCCAAAATAGACTTCGTGAGTTGCAGGAATCTGCTTATTTATATGGACAATGCGCTTCAAAAAAAAATCCTGCCATTATACCATTACACGTTGAATCCGGACGGAATTCTTTTTCTGGGCACATCTGAGAGCATCGGCGAATTCTCCAATCTTTTCCATCCCATCAGCAGCAAATGGAAGATCTTTCAGCGCAAAGAATTTTTTATCGAACGGCCTGTCAATTATACCGGTATGCCCTTTTATCCGGGAACCAAACCGGAGGACAGCGATGAAAAAAAATGCCTGCGGAGGTGA
- a CDS encoding PAS domain-containing protein → MAEKVILENFALPGVLINEKYEIIHFMGKTDKYLETPVGKASFNILSMAREGLRFKLGTALHNAVRQKRTIEYEALRIKYNGGVRIIDLTVRPLVELTSVTGYMLVMFDDKKISEKSSGKKPAKAETDPFIVSLERELESTREHLQITIEELETSNEELRSTNEELQSVNEELQSTNEELETSKEELQSTNEELITVNTELQNKVDELSQMNNDINNLLSSTEIGTIFLDTRLNIKRYTPATTRIFNLIQTDLNRPISDITAKIRYDQLEKDSKKVLDTLSMKEVEVKDLENNWYSMRIAPYRTLENVIDGIVITFVDITRIKRTEEALRVSERY, encoded by the coding sequence ATGGCTGAAAAGGTGATCCTTGAAAACTTTGCCCTGCCCGGGGTTTTAATCAATGAAAAATATGAAATAATTCATTTTATGGGTAAAACAGACAAGTACCTGGAGACTCCCGTCGGAAAAGCCAGTTTTAATATCCTGTCAATGGCGCGTGAAGGGCTGCGGTTCAAGCTGGGCACGGCCCTGCATAACGCTGTCCGGCAAAAGCGGACAATCGAATATGAAGCTCTCAGAATAAAATACAACGGGGGGGTCCGAATCATCGACCTGACGGTCAGGCCACTTGTCGAATTAACATCTGTGACAGGATATATGCTTGTAATGTTTGATGATAAAAAAATTTCTGAAAAATCTTCCGGGAAAAAACCTGCAAAGGCTGAGACGGACCCTTTCATTGTGAGCCTTGAGCGCGAGCTGGAATCCACCAGGGAACACCTGCAGATAACCATTGAAGAGCTGGAAACATCCAACGAAGAACTCAGATCGACCAATGAGGAACTCCAGTCGGTTAACGAGGAGCTGCAAAGCACCAATGAAGAGCTGGAAACATCAAAAGAGGAGCTGCAATCGACCAACGAGGAGCTGATAACGGTAAACACGGAACTTCAGAACAAAGTAGACGAATTGTCGCAGATGAACAATGACATTAACAACCTGCTCAGCAGCACGGAAATCGGGACCATCTTTTTAGACACCCGGCTCAATATAAAACGCTACACCCCGGCCACGACCAGAATATTCAACCTGATCCAGACAGATCTGAATCGCCCCATCAGTGACATTACGGCAAAAATCAGATATGACCAGCTGGAAAAAGATTCCAAAAAAGTGCTGGATACGCTGTCCATGAAGGAAGTGGAAGTAAAAGATCTGGAGAACAACTGGTATTCCATGCGGATTGCGCCCTACCGGACACTGGAGAATGTGATTGACGGTATTGTGATTACCTTTGTGGATATCACACGCATCAAACGAACTGAGGAAGCGCTGAGGGTATCCGAGAGATATTAA
- a CDS encoding flavin reductase family protein: MKKSFGAKTLIFPTPVWCVGSYDKDGKPNVMTIAWGGICCSSPPCVTISLQKSRYTYDNVMERGAYTLSVPSEQYVREADYFGMASGKHVDKFREAGLTPVKSELVDAPYVKEFPMVLECRVIHHYEIGVHIHFVGEIVDVKADEAVLNDEGKPDVEKVRPIIFSPEVRQYHGVGQGIGTAFSIGKQLNAPLK; encoded by the coding sequence ATGAAAAAATCTTTTGGCGCGAAAACCCTGATTTTTCCGACACCTGTCTGGTGTGTCGGCTCATATGACAAAGACGGCAAGCCCAATGTAATGACCATTGCCTGGGGCGGCATCTGCTGTTCCAGTCCGCCGTGTGTGACCATCTCGCTTCAGAAAAGCCGCTATACTTACGACAATGTGATGGAACGGGGGGCGTACACCCTCAGTGTGCCATCTGAGCAATATGTCAGAGAGGCGGATTATTTCGGCATGGCGTCCGGAAAGCATGTGGACAAATTCAGGGAAGCCGGTCTGACGCCGGTAAAGTCCGAGCTGGTGGATGCGCCGTATGTCAAAGAATTTCCCATGGTGCTGGAGTGCAGGGTCATCCATCATTATGAAATCGGAGTGCATATCCACTTCGTGGGGGAAATTGTGGACGTAAAGGCGGATGAGGCCGTGCTGAATGATGAGGGCAAGCCGGATGTCGAAAAAGTGCGGCCCATCATATTCAGCCCTGAAGTCAGGCAGTATCACGGCGTGGGCCAGGGCATCGGCACTGCCTTCAGCATCGGAAAGCAGTTAAACGCCCCGCTGAAGTAG